attaGATGCATGAACAGTGTGTAATCCTATTGCGTTAGTAGTTACTTATGTTAGAGTAAGTTCATTCCAGCCATAAATGCATAACTAATAAGCTGTTCCCTCTCTGGGCAATAGTACCTAAAGTACTATAGATTGTACTACCACTTGAAGGCCTATCCAAATTCATCATAGATGGGCAACTGAGAAACCACCTAACTTTTGGGCCAACCGGCAGCCTAATATGGCAATAAACGCCAACCTAATTGAATGCCACCTTTGCGGTGATTTATACACATCGATCCGGCACACCGTGGCGCAACAGGCCACTGTTGCCATAGTTTTTCGACAGTCCATGGGTGCAATTACATGTCACTGTGGTCAGTTCAACCCGGACATGCTCACTGTTGTCGCTATTTGTCTTCTGTTGTGTAAGGGACCACAAGTCAGGTGAAAATGATGCAGGTTAGGACAAAAAACAAGGGTGTAAGTTTTCAGAAATTCTCGAAAACTTTGTAAGGTGTAGTAGCCAAGTAAAGGCATGGTCTACACCCATGCAAAATTCTAGGTACAAATTTACAGGAACAAACTCAATTCAGAAAAGGTTAAAAAAGACTGCTTGTATTGCAGTTGCACACATTGCCATGCATTTGCAGTGTCATCAGGCAGTAGGAAGATCAGCATGGGGATTGGGGAGGTGCTTGTGCTTCTTCCTGTGCACCTGCTGGCTGTTGTGGTGAGTGGCGCTCTGCAGTAGCTAGCTTTGCACTTGCACCCATGGCCATGATCCTAGGATCCCCCTGATCACCTTTTGTGACCACTCAGGCGCCTGTAGCACTCAGGCGCTTATTCACTCCAGCCAGCGCCTAACCGGCTAACCCCATGTGTTTTGGGAATAGGAGACAAGGGGAAGGGAATAGAATGTACGTACGCGCGTGTTCATTTGCTCGCGACCACGGATCTATCCAGTATGTGCGGCATTCATGCCACGCGCGCGCCCAAATCTACCACCCGGCCGGACCCCAACAATTTTACCCTCTAGCGTGAGAGGGGCTGGCAGTCAAGGCCTTTATGGCCGTGTCGCGGTGGTGGCCGAGGGGATCGGCGAGGAGAGGCCATGGCGATGCCGATGCAACCACCGGCCTTCTTCAATGGGGGTGGAAGCGCAAGGCGTGGAAATTAAAGGACGACACATTCACTGTCTCTGTCTGATTGCCGCCTCAGTTTCATTGAAGCTTGCTGTTGCTGTGTTGCAGACTTCTTGCAGTGCAGCAGCTATAGTGAGTGTACTGACTGACGCATGTAATATGTGTATATCCAATCTCTGGCTAGCTAGCTACTACCACCACATCGATCTGTCGCCATTACTATTAATTAATTGACCGACTGCTCAGCAACATTAATATATATAGTTTTACTTGCAACTGGCCATCTCACCGTTTTATGCTTATAACATGATTAACATGCTGCTTAGCCAGTCATGCCCAGGTTGCCAGGTACTAACCCATGCACCACTACTCAACTAGGGTTTTCCTTTCTACAATCATCTGCTGGCGGTGGCGTGCGCGCGCCTAGTGTAGGAGGCTCAGGGTCTCCAGCGGCTTGACGGCGGCATGGAGCCTCCGATGCGCTGGCGGCTGCGGCATGGCCCCCCGCGGCGTGGTTGGCGCCAGCGGCTGCACGAACTTGCAGTTGGGGCAGGACGGGGAGGACTTGCAGAGCATGACGAGGAGGTGGCAGTTGGCGCACGGCACGGCCACCATGTTGTTGTTGCCGCCGGAGCTCACGGCGCCGGTTGGCCTCTTCGTCGGCTCGGCGTCCTCGTCGGGAGCAGCGACGACGCCAGCGCTGGTGGTGTCATCgatggtggcggccgtggagatGTTGAGGTCGAGGTTCACGCTCTGCTCCCGCGGCCTGACCCAGCTCTTCTTCAGCGTCTTCCTGTTGAGGTAATACATCCGCCCGGACTGCATGCCCAAAAAATTCACAACGTACGAAACTAGCATCAGAAAGCATACAAATATACAAATACAATGATGAGGCAATCATGACAGCATGGTTCTTTCTCATCcatatccatccatccattgaATTCATTCATCCTTTTGGGCCCTGATCTAGCTCGTGAAGACTTGCGAGTTTCAGAAATAGTAGTGGCAACTGCCACAAGGGCGCGCACGTTACATGCGTTGCCGCTATTGGCCATGTGGGTGCAGttgcctagctagctagtatTGTGCCCTGCGCTATTTCTGCCAGCTCGACGTCGCGTCGGTTTTTCACGTACACGCCACGTCAGCGGCAGGACACTTCTAGGAATAGGAGTAGTTGTGCACTAGCACTACCAATTATATTGCCTCTGTTGCTGATTAGCTTTGGCCGTCGACACGTGCAGCCGGCATGTTAGATGCACATTACATCTATGCACGTGAGGACACGACGATCAACATGAGTGAGACTATTATTACAGTAGTTCTTATTTATTTCATGGTCATGGTAGTCATGAACTGGATGGAATAACAGAGCTAGCATGGTAGGAGATGCAACTGGAGAAGAAATATGGCTGTCTTAGTAGAGAGGGAGAGTCCTAGCTACTCACTTGGAGGTCGAGGCACTGCTCCCAGTCGAGTGGCAGCGGGTCATTGAGCTGCAGCTCCAGGCTCGCGGGCGGCTGCTGAGGCTCCTCCCAGCCGGCGCCGTCGGCGTagtgcttcctcttcttcctggaggtGCCATCGGACTCGGACGATGAGCTCTTGGCGGCTggagcgggggaggcggcgaagCCCTGCCACGCCGCCGGGGCGAGCGACAGCTCCGGCTGCAGCTCCATCCTCTTCCTCAGGCTCAGGTCGTCGGCCTCCTGCTGATGGTGGAACTTCTTGACCCGGAGGAACTCGGTGGTCATGATCGTGGCTGGCCGATCGATCAACGGCAAGGCTCTATTTATACACGTCtccaggaagaggaaggggagggagtgTGAGCGTGAGagagaagctgctgctgctgctgcgtggtGGTTTTGATTGATGGGGTCATGCTCAGCTGAGGTGAGCTCATGCAGGGGAGGGCGTGGGCACTAAAGAAGGGCGcgcgggagggggaggagggttCTTGAATGGCCTTCATCCAACCCAGCCCGCATTAACGTGAGGGCAGGCCGGGCATTGAAGGTGACAAGTAGAGCTAGAGTGACCTTAAATGACGCAAATCtctccaccacctccctccttcctcccccATTTAATAAGGAGGGCCTTGCCTTGCTCTACATGCCCCGGACTGTACACGTCATAAtgccgcggcagcagcagctagccCACAGCCCAGGAGAAGCCACCACAAAATCTAGCAGCGTCATGCATATGCATATGGCCTTGCCATTGCTTGCCTTGTAAGAGAAGCCGCTGCATGGCTGGTAGGATTTGAAGGatatcagcagcagcagcaggtgcagcTGCCTGCTGGGCGCAACAGCAGCTGCTGTAACTTGAGGTGATGTTGGTGGTTCGCCTGTTCAGAAGTTTGGCAGGGTGGTGTAAGTGACTGAGCCGGTTCAGCGGTCAGTGTGCAGGGAGTTGAACCGGAGTTAAGGAGGGAGGGTAGCATCAGTAGGGCGGCCGCCTTTGTAGATCGACTGATGATACATAAAAAACAGATCTTCACCTTGATCTCGAACGAATTCAGAGAAAGATACACTTGCATTGGAAAGCACATGTTAATATGTTATGTATCCATCTGGATATGCTTACATCTTACCAACACATAGTGGTAATCGGTCGCCATGCCATTCAGTCCACACAGCACAGAGTGCAACAAACGCAGTGTCTCTGCTGTGAGGCAGCTAGGAAACAACAGTGCACGGAATTTAGTGCAGCTATGCGGCGGCCAGCTCCCGTCCAATGGGGAAACCGAAACCGGTGGTGCACGTCCGGCGGTTGGAGCTAGCGGCCAcctgcaatgcaatgcaatgctttCCATCCCTCCTCCCTGCAACAGTGCCTCCTCTACTACAGCAGCGCTGcacaggccggccggccggggcgtaCTAAGTGATGCCGATGCGTGTGAGCTTGTACAAGATAGGATCGAGTGGATGCAACTAGCTTCTCGGTggccggccatggccatggcctggAGGTGAAGGAAACCCAcaaggcaggcaggcagcggaTGCAGCGGAGGCAGAGAGCTAGCGCGCGCCCTCCGCCGTGTCATATTAAATCTCTCTTGTACCCTCTGACCACCCTCAAACTCGCATACCTACGTCCATTAACTCCGCCGTAATCATGAACTGCTTCTTGTGCTTGTGGGTGCGCATTCATGCCTTCCATTTATTCATCCATCCGCACATATTTCATTTTCGTTCGTCTCATCAAGCAACAAGAAAGCCCCATGCAGTAAATAGGGCGAGGAGGGGAATAAATAGGGGCTTGTTGCTTGTTGGGCCTTctactcctcttcctcctgcacACCAGTGCCAACCGCAGCAATAAATAACGGCGCCTCTCCATGGTTGTTGGGGGCGTGCATGAACACATTCAAGCTCCATCTTTCCCTATTAATTTCCCTTTCTCTTCCTGACGCCGCCCCTCCTCTTCATTTGATTTGACCTTGTCTGTTCTTCCCGCCTGTTCCATGGTAAATACTTTACGTACTTCAGGTTTAGGGTAAGTTAAGTGCCTGTGATTAAACTGTTTTGATCAGAGGGATGCGAGGACCAACTGTTTTGGGTGCCTTGATGGCGTACCCCTGCGGTGGTGCACTTATCGTCTCGCAATCAATTGACATGATTGTTGCATTGTGATTAAGTATCAATGCGCAGCAAATGAGTATTGTTCGTGAGTTGTTGTCCTCTCTGCTGGTCGCTTGCTCAGCTTCTTCTTGGCTTCAATTGCTCTTGTGTTTTTGTTAATGTTAACTGTTGTTGCTTCGTAGAGGCCTTGTGAAACAAATTGATTAGCTTTCCATGGAGCAATGGAGGTACTCGATCACTTCCCCTTGGAGAAGTGTTGGTCCCATTACTTCTATCTAGGCATGCCTTACTTCTAATATCCAGACCTCTGTACCTACCTGCATGTACATTTCCTGCTTTGGAGACCATGCTGAGATTGGCATTCAGTGAGGTGCTGATGTTTATGATTGTTTTGTTATCTCGTCTACGGATAAGAATTAGATACTACACACTATATAACATTATCGTTCCTTGTAGGCAACAAAATAATTGCAGAGTCATCAAAATGGTGGCTTTCTAAATATTACCATGGGTACTAAATTCATGAGGCATATAATAGGATGATGCTAGGCGTAATAAATAACTTTTTTCTGGCATTTCAAAAAATAGAAATCATTCACATGTCTGTCACATCTGCTAGTATGGGTCGGTTGATAAACTCCACTGGAGCATTTTAATGGGAGCAGAGTTTCTGAACCTCTACGCGTAGCATTCACTGGTATATATATTGTCCTTCCCTGCTGAAGATACACCTCCATATTTTATCCATTTATTTCAGGGTATAAATTGTGGATGAACACATAACTTGTCTGCTCTCCTGGTCAAGGGCGTACCCATAAATTCTGTCTGGGCAGCTGGCTTGCTCTGCATCAGTTATTAGCATCTTAACCATGCCTCTGAAGTGGCCATGAGACATGAGCTCTGCAACACATAAACCTCTGAAGGTATGTACAGAGATCATTTAAACGGTTGGCCAATTCAACTTCCTTGACAGTTTTGACATTTAAGGGACtcaactttgatttttgaagCAGTTGATCATCAATGGTTAggatagaaaaaataaataaaaaaagttcgtcAAAGTCTTTCCATATTGATCCATTCCCATCAAGTTTCTGAATTGCATTAAAGAAAAGCAGGAATATAAGTTACTGCTATAGTACTTATTAACAAGCAATGAATTTTACAAACTGAATAGTATTATTTCCCTGCTGTCACGTTCTCGTGAGTACCCTTCAGAATTTTAAGTCGTGCTGGAACGTATTATTGTCTCTGTATCCTTCCATGGATGCAAGATCAGGTCCAATTGTTTTCCCATTAGTACATAGTACTACTACATACTGCCTCCAGTGACAAATAAATGTGTTTTGGTTGTCTAAAGTCTACTTTTAAACTTTGATTATAAATTACATTTATATGTAGATTGGCGAAATCCATCGAGCATTTTTGTTTCCTCTGGCCACTCATTCTTGCCCATTTTCATCGAAACTTGCAGGGGTTACATCCTAACCTCAGACCATCTTGCTACAGCCTGCCCCCAGCTGCCAGTGACACTACTACACAACCCATCATACGCCGGAACACAGGAAAGCTTCTCACATCCTTGTCAAGATAGACGGCAACTCCACGACCAGAAACCAAGCTGCTGGCGTCCTTATCACCAGCACAACACAATCTATTCTCCCGGCCGGCGCTTGATTCTTTTTCCCTCATGCAGAGGCCAGGTGATCTGATCCCGATCACATCGCCTAAAGAAGCTCGCGTGTGCGATGAGCCGATGAGTGATGAGGAGTACGAGCGTGTTTGCTGCGCAATTCAAAGAGCCTGCCGATGTTGTTGGAGcaccgggccgggccgggccccATTCCGGCGGAGGCAATGAATAGGGGTGAATGGACGGACGGGTACTTGGCCTTAAAAGTGACGCCAGCGACCTCGTCGTCGTGTTGACAGGACGCGCGCGCATGTGGCTCCTCTGACAACGAAGCTTCTCTGCCTGCCGTGGATTCAGGGGTGTGTGTCCACTGCCTCCTGTTGCTGTTGTGTTGTGGTGCCACGACGAGTTCTTGATCTGGGACTGCGATCTCATTGCCACAAGATTTGATCGAGAGCTCCTGCTGCTTTTTTCCACTTCCAAGGTATGTGGCATTGATGATTTCAGAACTCACTGTTATGACAAGATAacgaatctttttttttttggaataatCATTGTGGAAATTATGATAGCTTATGATGATATAATGTTAAGTTCTTGCTACATTggtggaaaactgagcattagtccggTTGGTAAGCCTTATAGCTCtcgaaaaaccaaccgggactaactattctggactaaaggtcccccatttacccgggactaaagacctcctttagtcccggttcaaccggcctgaattcttttccatattaatggaAATTGTTGCTTCACGTgtgcgcgcgcacacacacatatatatgtatgtatacacacacatatacatccttagcgtacactactaacacgtatacgctcgtattgtatgcatgttgTATACATAttcataatattaattataactataatatatacaattcttaatATATTATAcgcatcaaactagtatttatacaattactatgtatacaataatttgtcctcttcattcttaggatcctcccattGTGGTGGTGCTCCGTTCGGCTACTGAatgtccatcataataaaattctcctttgagATTTATCAcctccaccagaaatcctatgagagcttcttggattgTCAAAAGCCTCTCCTTATCCATGAGTTCTTCTCTAATCCgcaacatctgtaatttggaaatatgtgaatgttacatgaacaattaaatataaagagctagaaaataattaattattaataggtttattttacgtacagttATATTATCCGatatcaccttgtccctcacaaaatggtacatgtgctcaTAGACGTAGTATCCATATAAATTATTCCCTAGTATTcatataaattattcccttgttcctatctcaagcactttcgtgggagaaaaataagttatgaaatattcgtgttatagaatatacaaaatgtgcaaattTCATATGTACGGGAACGCTGTACTTatataagtttttctttgaattcaccatgGTGAGTTTTACGGAATCATTTCCATGCGatgcgaattaaaataatgaatgatagaGTGTTAgttgaaaatttaggaaacaaacttttgcatagagataaaggtccagaattattacaagtttagcatgtcttgaatgtcttggtacttgACCTTTGGTT
This sequence is a window from Setaria italica strain Yugu1 chromosome III, Setaria_italica_v2.0, whole genome shotgun sequence. Protein-coding genes within it:
- the LOC101757141 gene encoding transcriptional coactivator YAP1; this translates as MTTEFLRVKKFHHQQEADDLSLRKRMELQPELSLAPAAWQGFAASPAPAAKSSSSESDGTSRKKRKHYADGAGWEEPQQPPASLELQLNDPLPLDWEQCLDLQSGRMYYLNRKTLKKSWVRPREQSVNLDLNISTAATIDDTTSAGVVAAPDEDAEPTKRPTGAVSSGGNNNMVAVPCANCHLLVMLCKSSPSCPNCKFVQPLAPTTPRGAMPQPPAHRRLHAAVKPLETLSLLH